A genomic region of Enterococcus sp. 12C11_DIV0727 contains the following coding sequences:
- the lacD gene encoding tagatose-bisphosphate aldolase has product MKKMTESKLAAMKRMSNKDGLIGALAIDQRGSLKKMIETASVTEVGEEAITSFKEIVSRELTPYASAILLDPEYGLSAAKVRDQEAGLLVAYEKTGYDASEPGRLPDLLSNWSVKRLKEAKADAVKFLLYYDVDEPSEINEQKQVFMERIGSECDAEGLPFFLELVSYDAKITDVSSKEYAKIKPHKVIEMMKEFSKPRYNVDVLKVEVPVNMAFVEGFGSDVCFSKEEAKQLFKEQSEATNLPFIFLSAGVSSKRFQETLYFAKEAGSTFNGVLCGRATWKDGVIPFAQEGKIAAEQWMRTVGKENIESLNRVLKETATPWMNR; this is encoded by the coding sequence ATGAAAAAAATGACAGAATCTAAATTAGCAGCAATGAAACGAATGAGTAACAAAGACGGGTTGATCGGAGCACTTGCCATCGACCAGCGAGGCTCATTAAAAAAAATGATCGAAACAGCGAGTGTGACAGAAGTAGGAGAAGAGGCTATTACCTCGTTTAAAGAAATTGTTTCTCGTGAATTGACACCTTATGCTTCTGCGATTCTTTTAGATCCAGAATACGGATTATCTGCAGCAAAAGTGCGAGATCAAGAAGCAGGGTTACTGGTTGCCTATGAAAAAACAGGGTATGACGCTAGTGAACCGGGACGTTTGCCTGATCTATTAAGTAATTGGTCAGTTAAACGGTTGAAAGAAGCTAAGGCAGATGCTGTTAAATTTTTATTGTATTATGATGTAGATGAGCCAAGCGAGATCAATGAACAAAAACAAGTTTTTATGGAACGAATCGGTTCGGAATGTGATGCAGAAGGTTTGCCATTTTTCTTAGAATTAGTATCCTATGATGCAAAAATAACGGATGTATCAAGCAAAGAATATGCCAAAATCAAACCGCACAAAGTCATTGAAATGATGAAAGAATTTAGTAAACCACGCTATAATGTGGATGTTTTAAAAGTAGAGGTACCTGTGAATATGGCGTTTGTAGAAGGTTTTGGTTCAGACGTTTGTTTTTCAAAAGAAGAAGCAAAGCAATTATTTAAAGAACAAAGTGAGGCAACGAATCTGCCATTTATTTTTCTAAGTGCAGGTGTTAGCAGTAAACGTTTTCAAGAAACGTTGTACTTTGCAAAAGAGGCTGGTTCAACGTTTAATGGCGTATTATGCGGTCGAGCAACATGGAAAGATGGGGTGATACCGTTTGCGCAAGAAGGAAAAATAGCAGCGGAGCAATGGATGAGAACTGTTGGGAAAGAGAACATCGAATCATTAAATCGTGTCTTGAAAGAAACAGCAACACCATGGATGAACAGATAA